A single genomic interval of Takifugu flavidus isolate HTHZ2018 chromosome 19, ASM371156v2, whole genome shotgun sequence harbors:
- the LOC130516107 gene encoding potassium voltage-gated channel subfamily F member 1-like yields the protein MWGVQRTRYCNGSEASEEAEITVNIGGVKQVLYGDVLTRYPDTRLAELVDCSLKTSEDIYALCDDYDPETGEFYFDRDPDAFKCIMELYYYGEVHMKRGICPICFMKEMDFWKIGPDFLDECCKGHLQEVQDELAEIAEKVRTILVDREGDPSAGGWQRFQMCVWRLMEKPESSLPAHVIAIVSFIFILVSSVVMCVGTIPDLQVEDSEGNLSEHPTLEVIETVCIGWFTIEYILRLISCPNKVKFVLAFMNIVDFMAIMPFYVVLILTSFGAGVMELANVQQAVQALRIMRIARIFKLARHSSGLQTLTSALKSSFKELGLLLMYMGVGVFLFSALGYTMEQNHPDTLFTSIPQSFWWAVITMTTVGYGDVYPKTTLGRCNAAISFLCGVIAIALPIHPIINNFVLFYNKQQVLETAARHEIELMALRSEDSGREASPGAHKHVCGAGVWDSDTYIPLLKAPRGGAGIQTPSTDASFESTVEATEYFIS from the coding sequence ATGTGGGGGGTCCAGAGGACACGGTACTGCAACGGCTCGGAAGCCAGCGAAGAGGCAGAGATAACTGTCAACATCGGCGGGGTGAAACAGGTGTTATATGGGGACGTGTTGACTCGCTACCCGGACACCCGACTGGCAGAACTGGTGGACTGTTCACTCAAGACTTCCGAGGACATCTACGCTTTGTGTGATGACTACGACCCCGAAACCGGGGAGTTTTATTTTGACAGAGACCCCGATGCGTTCAAATGCATAATGGAGCTGTATTATTACGGAGAAGTCCACATGAAAAGAGGCATCTGCCCCATTTGTTTCATGAAGGAGATGGACTTCTGGAAAATCGGGCCCGACTTCCTCGACGAATGCTGTAAAGGCCACTTGCAGGAGGTGCAGGATGAACTTGCGGAGATCGCGGAGAAAGTGAGGACTATCTTGGTGGACCGAGAGGGGGATCCGTCCGCGGGAGGCTGGCAGCGCTTTCAGATGTGCGTCTGGAGGCTGATGGAAAAACCGGAGTCCTCTCTCCCCGCGCACGTAATCGCTATAGTTTCCTTCATCTTTATCCTCGTCTCCTCTGTGGTGATGTGCGTCGGAACCATCCCCgacctgcaggtggaggactCAGAGGGTAACCTATCGGAGCACCCGACTCTGGAGGTGATAGAGACAGTGTGCATCGGCTGGTTCACTATCGAGTACATCCTGCGGCTCATCTCTTGTCCAAATAAAGTTAAATTCGTCCTGGCTTTCATGAACATCGTCGATTTTATGGCCATCATGCCATTCTACGTGGTTCTGATCTTGACCTCCTTCGGCGCAGGGGTGATGGAGCTGGCCAACGTGCAACAAGCGGTGCAGGCGTTACGCATAATGCGCATTGCGCGCATTTTCAAGCTGGCGCGACATTCCTCTGGACTCCAGACTCTGACTTCTGCCCTGAAGAGCAGCTTCAAGGAGCTCGGGCTGCTCCTCATGTACATGGGCGTGGGGGTCTTCCTCTTCTCCGCACTGGGCTACACCATGGAACAAAACCATCCGGACACTCTGTTCACGAGCATCCCGCAGTCGTTTTGGTGGGCCGTGATAACCATGACCACGGTGGGATATGGAGACGTCTACCCGAAGACCACTTTAGGTCGATGTAACGCCGCTATCAGCTTTCTGTGCGGGGTGATCGCCATAGCGCTGCCCATACACCCCATCATCAACAATTTTGTCCTTTTCTACAACAAGCAACAGGTGCTGGAGACCGCGGCGAGGCATGAGATTGAGCTGATGGCGCTGCGCTCCGAAGATAGCGGCCGGGAGGCATCGCCCGGCGCCCATAAACACGTCTGTGGCGCGGGGGTCTGGGACAGCGACACATATATCCCCTTACTGAAAGCCCCCAGGGGAGGGGCAGGCATCCAGACCCCCAGCACGGACGCAAGCTTTGAGAGCACAGTGGAGGCCACCGAATATTTCATCTCATGA
- the LOC130515846 gene encoding phospholipase A2 inhibitor beta-like, which produces MKSWYTLAFLCFTCVCRGSPSCPPLCKCYSRRAEVVCNEVALTEYPSGSLQKNTTMVTIQYTNISSITEDDLSATPQLRELHLYNNHLRRLSSHLLRGVPQLHTLDFTENKLSELPEDVFSHAPLSSLVLKANRLEKVDAKWFPHNSNLTWLDLSGNLLTRIPASLLQKLSHLENLDISNNRVDRIPSNVFSPLSKLERLNLQDNKLASLDAATFQSTSKVLYLFLSRNKLSKLPQNLFQGLTQVRVLSLDDNQLRHIPTGLLDPLTSLDDEGLDLTGNPWLCDGQMKYLWRWIQKNKNKLFLPGTITCARPPSLAGRSIVSLAESELDQS; this is translated from the coding sequence ATGAAGTCCTGGTACACGCTGGCTTTCCTCTGCTTCACATGCGTCTGCCGAGGCTCTCCGTCCTGTCCGCCGCTGTGCAAATGCTACTCGAGAAGAGCTGAAGTCGTCTGTAATGAGGTCGCCCTGACGGAGTACCCCTCTGGCAGTCTCCAGAAAAACACCACGATGGTGACCATCCAGTACACAAACATCAGCTCCATCACCGAGGATGATCTGAGTGCCACACCCCAGCTGCGTGAGCTCCACCTGTACAACAATCACCTGAGGAGGCTTTCCTCGCACCTCCTCAGAGGCGTTCCTCAACTCCACACTTTGGACTTCACGGAAAACAAACTGTCTGAGCTGCCCGAGGATGTCTTCAGCCACGCGCCTCTCTCCAGTTTGGTGCTGAAGGCTAACCGGCTTGAAAAAGTAGATGCCAAGTGGTTTCCTCACAATAGCAACCTCACGTGGCTGGATTTGTCTGGGAACCTCTTGACCAGGATCCCGGCCTCGCTTCTTCAGAAGCTGTCccacctggaaaacctggacatTTCCAACAATCGGGTGGACAGGATCCCATCAAACGTGTTCAGCCCGCTCTCCAAACTCGAGAGGCTAAACCTGCAAGATAACAAACTGGCCAGTCTGGATGCCGCAACATTCCAAAGCACATCTAAAGTCCTCTATCTCTTCCTGTCACGAAACAAGCTCAGCAAACTGCCCCAAAACCTTTTCCAGGGCCTCACTCAGGTTAGAGTCCTGAGTCTAGATGACAACCAGCTGAGACACATCCCTACTGGACTGTTGGACCCTTTAACCTCTCTGGACGACGAAGGGCTGGACCTGACTGGCAACCCCTGGTTGTGTGATGGCCAGATGAAATACCTTTGGAGGTGGATTcagaagaacaagaacaagcTCTTCCTGCCAGGCACCATCACCTGTGCCAGGCCACCGTCTCTGGCTGGCCGCTCAATCGTGTCCCTGGCAGAGAGCGAACTAGACCAGTCTTAA
- the LOC130515845 gene encoding leucine-rich alpha-2-glycoprotein-like — translation MLKFIFNQVHNPTDGPSHSVLKMNFWLVLIFGVLAKCRCQESGACPCPDLCTCSFGSSSAEVECSGSSLTRFPPCGFPSNTTRLSIRSTNISSVTASHLNATPRLRSLQLYHNKLAQVPPDLMKGVPGLNGLDLTGNQLVLLPADVFKHASLHSLVLKNNQIVEVDPDWFADNSSLTWLDLSGNRLTDLPAALCHKLPLLENLDLSDNRLQELHRDAFRSLRHLKTLNLAGNRLSFLESSIFTSNLNLSQLFLQENRLQELPADLLGGLLRLDLLLLNQNRLQHLPPGFLDRNASFRVILSGNPWICDEKMEYLWRWLTVHPQNVLFREEVMCAGPEALRHRQVVLLTRSELGLQP, via the exons ATGCTCAAATTTATATTTAACCAAGTCCATAATCCCACAGATGGTCCTTCTCACAG CGTCCTGAAGATGAACTTCTGGCTCGTCCTGATTTTTGGCGTGCTGGCTAAATGCCGCTGTCAGGAAAGCGGCGCCTGCCCCTGTCCGGATCTGTGCACCTGTTCTTTTGGGTCTTCGAGTGCAGAGGTGGAGTGCAGCGGGAGCTCCCTCACACGTTTCCCTCCCTGCGGTTTCCCCTCCAACACCACTCGGCTCTCTATCCGATCCACCAACATCAGCAGCGTCACAGCCAGCCACCTGAACGCCACGCCACGTCTGCGCAGCCTGCAGCTGTATCACAACAAGCTGGCACAAGTCCCTCCAGATCTGATGAAAGGTGTCCCTGGCTTGAATGGATTGGATCTGACAGGGAACCAGCTGGTTCTCCTCCCTGCGGATGTCTTCAAGCACGCCTCACTGCACAGTCTGGTCCTGAAGAACAATCAGATCGTAGAAGTGGACCCCGACTGGTTCGCTGACAACAGCAGCCTGACCTGGCTGGATTTGTCTGGGAACCGTTTGACAGATTTACCCGCTGCTCTCTGTCACAAGCTTCCCCTCCTGGAGAATTTAGACTTGAGCGACAACCGTTTGCAAGAACTCCATCGTGACGCCTTTCGGAGCCTTCGCCACCTGAAGACGCTGAATCTGGCCGGAAACAGACTGAGTTTCCTGGAATCTTCCATCTTCACCAGCAACCTGAATTTATCGCAGCTCTTTTTACAGGAGAATCGGTTGCAGGAGCTGCCGGCAGACCTCCTCGGGGGTCTCCTGCGTCTGGATCTTCTGCTGCTCAATCAGAACAGGCTGCAGCATTTGCCTCCGGGGTTCCTGGACAGAAATGCCTCTTTTCGGGTGATCCTGTCGGGAAACCCTTGGATTTGTGATGAGAAGATGGAGTATTTGTGGCGATGGCTCACTGTCCATCCACAAAATGTTTTGTTCAGAGAGGAGGTGATGTGTGCAGGCCCTGAAGCTCTCAGACATCGACAAGTGGTTTTGTTAACCCGCAGTGAGCTGGGACTTCAGCCCTGA